The DNA window AATTGATGAACAATTCAAAAAAGATTTTAAAATCATTGAACAACCTGCTTTTGCTTATGATTATTTGGGATTTAACCTGCGTAACAAGAAGTTCCAAGACATACGGGTGCGAAAAGCACTCAGTCTGGCGATAAATCGACAAGAGTTGGTCGATATCTTATATTTTGGACATGGTCAAGTCTGCACGGGACCTTTTTTACCAGGTACGTTTGCATTTAATGACCAAGTAAAAATGCCTACACCCGATTTAAAAAAAGCCAAAGCACTGTTAAAAGAGGCAGGCTACGATGAGACAAATCCATTTGAGTTTGAACTGGTCACCAATACAGGTAACGAAATACGCATTGCCGCAGCTGAAATTTTGCAGTATCAACTCGAAAAGATTGGCGTGAAGATGAAAATTCGTGTCATGGAGTGGCAAGCCTTTTTAAATACAAAAGTGCATCCACGAAACTTTGAAACGGTTCTTATGGGATGGAGATTAGCATTATTGCCCGATGCCTATCCGCTGTGGCACAGCAACAGTGATAAAAAGGGTGGGTTTAATTTAGTGGGATACCACAATAGCAAGGTAGATGCACTTATTGAGCAAGGAGCGGTGACCATTGATAGAGAAAAACTCTCTGTGATTTATAAAAAGATTTTCAAACACATTGCTGAGGATATTCCGTATTTGTTTTTATATATACCAAACTCCATTACAGTGGTGAACAAGAACATTAAAAACATTGAGCCTTCCTTTATAGGCATCATGCATAATCAAAAAGATTGGATAAAAGAATGAAAAATATCATACTCTTTGACTTAGATGGAACACTTATTGATTCAACCGATGCAATTGTTTCAACCTTTCATCATTCCTTTACAAAAATGA is part of the Candidatus Marinarcus aquaticus genome and encodes:
- a CDS encoding peptide-binding protein, which produces MKKIIALFIFTSLYTLYASTLNLSMSSNPSRINPILANDSASSEIANWLFNGLFKYDKEGKIIPDLASSYEFKDKTHLIIKLKKNVRWHDGEPLRAQDVIFTYESIINPKVFNSIVSNFQKVQSVKALDEHTIEVIYKEPYFKALEIWMVGLLPWHILKDEKNLMTSSFNKNPIGTGSYKLDTYESSSDVMLKANDDSFEGRPKIDTIHYSFLPDPTTSFLMLKENLLDLDGLLPLQYDRQIDEQFKKDFKIIEQPAFAYDYLGFNLRNKKFQDIRVRKALSLAINRQELVDILYFGHGQVCTGPFLPGTFAFNDQVKMPTPDLKKAKALLKEAGYDETNPFEFELVTNTGNEIRIAAAEILQYQLEKIGVKMKIRVMEWQAFLNTKVHPRNFETVLMGWRLALLPDAYPLWHSNSDKKGGFNLVGYHNSKVDALIEQGAVTIDREKLSVIYKKIFKHIAEDIPYLFLYIPNSITVVNKNIKNIEPSFIGIMHNQKDWIKE